A section of the Methanocellales archaeon genome encodes:
- a CDS encoding DNA-directed RNA polymerase subunit D: MERGRKVIGGSETKIDIRELSDRRAKFILSGVSSAFANALRRSAIAEVPTLAIDDVNIYENTSVLFDEMLALRLGLIPLETDLESYILHSECKCEGGCPQCQVSLTLSAEGPKVVYSGELKSSDPKIVPSDKRIPIIKLMEGQKVGLEAIARLGKGREHSKWQPAVCSYKNMPTISVSKCNGCGACVEVCPTGILKLDDTLKITNELDCSLCRLCEDICELGAIHISSDPASFVFNLEAHGSLPAEEIILRSIDNIKEKTDGLKKCLKKLS, from the coding sequence ATGGAACGCGGTCGAAAGGTGATAGGAGGGTCTGAGACGAAAATCGATATAAGAGAGCTATCTGATCGCAGAGCGAAATTCATATTGTCTGGCGTTTCATCCGCTTTCGCAAACGCTCTAAGGCGGAGTGCGATCGCAGAGGTGCCAACACTGGCGATAGATGATGTTAACATATACGAGAACACATCTGTATTATTTGATGAAATGCTTGCTCTGCGTTTGGGCTTAATCCCCCTGGAGACCGATCTGGAGTCCTATATATTGCACTCTGAGTGCAAATGTGAGGGGGGGTGCCCACAGTGTCAAGTATCTCTGACGCTAAGCGCTGAAGGACCGAAAGTTGTTTATTCCGGAGAGTTAAAGTCATCTGACCCAAAAATAGTTCCTTCAGACAAGAGAATACCCATCATTAAACTCATGGAAGGTCAAAAAGTGGGGTTGGAGGCAATAGCAAGGTTAGGCAAAGGTCGAGAGCATTCGAAATGGCAACCAGCTGTGTGTAGCTACAAAAATATGCCGACCATCTCTGTATCAAAATGCAATGGGTGCGGTGCCTGTGTGGAAGTCTGTCCGACTGGCATACTCAAGCTGGATGATACCTTGAAGATTACTAACGAACTCGATTGTTCCCTGTGCCGCCTTTGTGAGGATATCTGCGAGTTAGGGGCGATACATATTAGCAGTGATCCTGCATCGTTCGTGTTTAACCTTGAAGCCCATGGTTCGCTTCCAGCAGAGGAGATAATCTTAAGGTCAATAGATAACATAAAAGAAAAGACTGATGGGCTAAAAAAGTGCTTGAAGAAGCTAAGTTGA
- a CDS encoding 30S ribosomal protein S9: MTKIVNESGKRKTAIARATIKKGVGKVTVNKKPLEILEPELARLKISEPLLIAGDVALGVDVDVNVKGGGVMGQADAVRTAIARGLVKWTADEKLKSLFLEYDRNFLISDARQKEPKKIGGPGARAKYQKSYR, from the coding sequence ATGACAAAGATTGTCAATGAAAGTGGTAAGAGAAAAACAGCTATTGCAAGAGCCACAATAAAGAAGGGTGTTGGCAAAGTCACGGTGAACAAAAAACCCCTGGAGATCTTAGAGCCAGAGTTGGCACGACTTAAGATCTCTGAGCCATTGCTCATTGCAGGTGATGTTGCTTTGGGCGTGGATGTCGATGTAAATGTGAAAGGCGGAGGCGTCATGGGCCAGGCGGATGCCGTTAGAACGGCAATAGCAAGAGGATTGGTAAAATGGACCGCTGATGAAAAACTCAAGAGCCTATTCTTAGAATATGATCGAAATTTTTTGATCAGCGATGCCAGGCAAAAAGAGCCCAAAAAAATTGGTGGACCTGGTGCAAGGGCAAAGTATCAAAAATCATATCGGTGA
- a CDS encoding DNA-directed RNA polymerase subunit N codes for MIPVRCFTCGNVISSSWEEYKKRVEERKKERGTNEIKVGDILDDLGIKRYCCRRMILSHVELVDALAKY; via the coding sequence ATGATTCCAGTTAGATGCTTCACATGTGGAAATGTCATATCTAGTTCGTGGGAGGAGTATAAAAAAAGAGTTGAGGAAAGAAAAAAAGAGAGGGGAACAAACGAGATAAAGGTGGGAGATATACTAGATGACCTGGGCATTAAGAGATATTGTTGCCGACGCATGATATTGTCGCATGTGGAGTTGGTGGATGCGCTGGCAAAGTATTAG
- a CDS encoding 50S ribosomal protein L18e yields the protein MAKTNPRLVKLVEGLKIKSREREAAIWKDVAKRLERPTRDYAEVNVGQINRHALEGETVLVPGKVLGSGILDHSVAIVALDFSLSARDKIANVKGKCLTIEQLMEENPSGKGVRIIQ from the coding sequence ATGGCAAAAACAAATCCAAGATTGGTCAAATTAGTAGAGGGTCTTAAGATCAAATCACGTGAGAGAGAAGCAGCAATCTGGAAAGATGTAGCAAAGCGGCTAGAAAGACCGACGAGAGATTACGCAGAAGTTAACGTCGGTCAAATAAACCGACATGCATTAGAGGGGGAAACAGTGCTCGTGCCAGGCAAGGTGCTTGGCTCTGGTATTCTAGATCACTCAGTGGCGATAGTTGCTCTTGACTTTAGCCTTTCTGCTAGAGATAAAATCGCGAACGTGAAAGGAAAATGCCTCACAATAGAGCAATTAATGGAGGAGAACCCCTCTGGTAAGGGAGTTCGAATAATTCAGTGA
- a CDS encoding 50S ribosomal protein L13, whose product MTIINADGLILGRLASSISKRLLLGEEIIIVNTEKAVISGSKLNTFEKYNRQVNRGTTEKGPYYPKRPDRILKRTIRGMLPYKRKYGRSAYSRLKVYIGVPYELQNEPFETIKDAKMTRLSKIKYMRLGALSQKLGAKW is encoded by the coding sequence ATGACTATAATCAATGCAGATGGGCTCATATTAGGACGGTTGGCATCAAGTATATCAAAACGTCTACTCTTGGGTGAAGAGATAATCATCGTGAACACAGAAAAAGCCGTAATTTCAGGCTCGAAGTTGAACACGTTCGAAAAGTACAATAGACAAGTAAATAGAGGCACCACGGAGAAAGGCCCGTATTACCCAAAGAGACCAGACCGGATACTAAAAAGGACAATTAGAGGCATGCTTCCCTATAAACGAAAATATGGGCGGAGTGCATATTCCAGATTGAAAGTGTATATTGGAGTGCCATATGAGCTGCAAAATGAGCCTTTTGAGACCATTAAGGATGCTAAAATGACAAGATTGAGTAAGATTAAATATATGCGGTTGGGGGCCCTAAGCCAAAAACTTGGTGCTAAATGGTGA
- a CDS encoding 30S ribosomal protein S13 — MDKQKTTDEKIKHIVRIASTDLEGNKSVHYALTGIRGIGRRTASITARNAGLDLKSTMGYLSDEEIERLKKAVMNFDKSAPSWMVNRQKDPILGTERHIIGPDVMLTLREDLSRMKKTRSYKGIRHERGHKVRGQRTKSTGRKGATVGVVKKKILAAKGENK, encoded by the coding sequence ATGGATAAGCAAAAAACGACAGATGAAAAAATCAAGCACATAGTTAGAATCGCTAGCACCGATCTAGAAGGTAATAAGAGCGTGCACTATGCTCTTACCGGCATAAGAGGTATCGGCAGGAGGACAGCAAGTATAACTGCTCGGAACGCTGGATTGGATCTAAAGTCCACTATGGGTTATTTGTCCGATGAAGAGATTGAACGATTGAAAAAGGCGGTTATGAACTTCGACAAAAGTGCCCCTAGTTGGATGGTCAATAGGCAGAAAGACCCAATACTTGGCACTGAACGACACATTATTGGTCCTGATGTCATGCTGACGTTACGAGAGGACCTCAGCAGAATGAAGAAAACGCGTAGTTACAAGGGCATTAGGCACGAGAGAGGTCACAAAGTCAGAGGTCAAAGAACTAAGTCAACCGGGCGAAAGGGAGCTACAGTAGGAGTTGTAAAAAAGAAGATACTGGCGGCAAAAGGAGAGAATAAGTGA
- a CDS encoding DNA-directed RNA polymerase subunit K yields MDQKYTKYEKARIIGARALQISMGAPVLVNLEGLDIQDICDPIEIATLEMKKGLCPITVNRKKD; encoded by the coding sequence TTGGATCAAAAATATACGAAATATGAGAAAGCGAGGATAATTGGTGCTCGTGCATTGCAGATTTCAATGGGTGCGCCAGTTTTAGTGAATTTAGAAGGCCTGGATATTCAAGATATTTGTGATCCAATCGAAATTGCGACACTCGAAATGAAAAAAGGCCTGTGCCCCATCACGGTAAATAGAAAAAAGGATTAG
- a CDS encoding 30S ribosomal protein S4 — MAYPGKKRKTYETPRLPWQATRMTEEAELVKKYGLRNKRELWKAYSTLRKYRREARELLAEITEPGEVGNYARSKSKNVLGKLSKIGLLKKNAELDEILALGIEDILERRLQTLVHRRALANSAKHARQLIVHGHVAVAGRKITVPSYTVLKDEESKIEYYAKPPIAQTQKEV, encoded by the coding sequence ATGGCTTATCCAGGAAAGAAAAGAAAAACGTATGAAACGCCTCGTCTTCCATGGCAAGCGACAAGGATGACTGAGGAAGCAGAATTGGTCAAAAAATATGGTCTAAGAAATAAGCGAGAGCTTTGGAAGGCATATAGCACACTAAGAAAATACCGACGAGAAGCCCGAGAATTACTTGCAGAGATAACTGAACCTGGCGAGGTGGGGAATTATGCTCGATCGAAATCAAAGAACGTGTTAGGGAAACTAAGCAAGATAGGCTTGCTAAAGAAAAATGCTGAATTAGATGAAATTCTCGCCTTAGGAATCGAGGACATATTGGAACGACGCTTGCAAACGTTGGTCCACAGAAGAGCTCTTGCAAATTCTGCCAAACATGCTCGCCAGCTCATTGTTCATGGCCATGTAGCGGTTGCAGGTAGAAAGATTACCGTTCCGAGTTACACCGTTCTAAAGGACGAAGAGTCCAAGATCGAATACTACGCTAAACCTCCTATTGCTCAGACTCAGAAAGAGGTGTGA
- a CDS encoding 30S ribosomal protein S11, whose product MSDGKWGIAHIYASFNNTIVTITDLTGAETIAKSSGGMVVKADRDEGSPYAAMQVAMIAAEQAKEKGIVGVHVRVRAPGGNKQRSPGPGAQAAIRALARAELRIGIIEDVTPIPHDGTRSKGDRRV is encoded by the coding sequence ATGTCTGATGGAAAATGGGGTATTGCACATATCTATGCATCGTTTAATAATACGATAGTAACCATAACAGACCTAACAGGGGCAGAAACCATTGCAAAGTCATCGGGTGGGATGGTGGTTAAAGCAGATAGAGATGAGGGCTCACCATATGCTGCTATGCAAGTTGCAATGATAGCTGCAGAGCAAGCCAAAGAAAAGGGCATCGTAGGCGTTCATGTACGAGTGAGGGCCCCGGGGGGTAACAAACAGCGGAGTCCAGGTCCAGGTGCGCAAGCCGCAATTCGGGCATTGGCTAGGGCTGAATTGCGAATAGGAATAATTGAGGACGTGACACCCATACCTCATGATGGAACGCGGTCGAAAGGTGATAGGAGGGTCTGA